The Alteromonas mediterranea DE genome contains the following window.
CAAGGCACTGCGCCTGTCGCACATTGCGCAGATGGTGGATCACCTGAGGCATTTGCCAGACTGTAAAAAGAAATGTAGAGATATTGCATTGGTGTTGACTGGCTTTTTCGGTGCCTTTCGCCGCAGTGAACTGGTCAAAGTGCAGGTTAGTGATCTGGTGTGGGAACCGGAGGGGCTGATCATCAAGTTACCCCGTTCCAAAACTGACCAACAGGCGATGGGTTTGATACGAGCTTTACCCTTTGGTGAGCAAAGCTGCTGTGCTGCGACGGCAGTTAAAGTGTGGATGGAAACGGCAGGCATTGACGAAGGGCCACTCTTTCGACCAGTAAACCGATGGGACCAGGTTCAAGCAAGACAACTAAATCCGGGCGCGATTAACGACTTGCTCAAGTCTTTGGGCAAAGCCTGTCGCTTCGATTTTGTGCCGGATCTAAGCAGCCATAGCTTTCGTCGAGGTTTGTCCACCTCAGCAGCTCGCGAGCGTATAGACTTTGAACTGATCAAAAAGCAAGGTGGCTGGAAAAGCGATGCCACCGTGTGGGAATACATCGAAGAAGGACAGCAATTGTCCGAAAATGCCTCTTTGATACTTATGGAAAAGATGGCAGCGATGATTTCAACTGATAGCTAAGCGAATCAGACCCTCCACTTGACTCCGTATCTTAGTACAGAGTTTACTATATTCTACCCTTTCCACTAATCAGCATGTTGAACAGGGTTTCTCAAACGAATTGCAACCTTAGTCACGAGGAATAATAGAGCACGAATGAACAGAACGATCAGCAAATTGGCCAAAGCACTCAATATAAATGTCG
Protein-coding sequences here:
- a CDS encoding site-specific integrase, producing MINKPTKLATDLSLRNDEPGQIARQDSEALRHYLQAATSDNTRKAYRSAIRQFEKWGGRLPTDRDTLIRYLLARAESHNSRTLDLHLTAISQWHHYQGIIDPVKDPLVRKTMEGIRRTHGLPKRKAKALRLSHIAQMVDHLRHLPDCKKKCRDIALVLTGFFGAFRRSELVKVQVSDLVWEPEGLIIKLPRSKTDQQAMGLIRALPFGEQSCCAATAVKVWMETAGIDEGPLFRPVNRWDQVQARQLNPGAINDLLKSLGKACRFDFVPDLSSHSFRRGLSTSAARERIDFELIKKQGGWKSDATVWEYIEEGQQLSENASLILMEKMAAMISTDS